The following proteins are co-located in the Trichormus variabilis 0441 genome:
- a CDS encoding hybrid sensor histidine kinase/response regulator, with product MNLPSILVIDDLPDNFDVIETLLSEQDYTLHYVASGQEAIASLNLFQPDLILLDVMMPGMDGIEVCQRIKAMPQWQSVPIIMVTALTAKEDLARCLKSGADDFISKPINALELRARLHSMLRIKQQYDKIQTLSNIQTSTIKVLESTLDELRGNLAAALPHELNTPLNGIVGTISILMADIENMDTGEIQELLGWVDLSARNLERLIKQLLLYLELELSTNQQQNIASESTHFSIAVIEAILQSHAPSVNRRDDLMFAIEEAEVSISARYLAIIIYELVDNALKFSRRGTTIKISSQVVAGMLNVYIHDFGRGMTEEQISKIGAFMQFERKTYEQQGIGMGLKLAKQIIESHGGLFSISSVYKKETMVHIALPIAYSRYLS from the coding sequence ATGAATCTGCCCTCTATTCTTGTAATTGACGATCTACCAGATAACTTTGATGTTATTGAAACCCTCTTAAGTGAGCAAGACTATACACTACATTATGTTGCTAGTGGTCAAGAGGCGATCGCCTCCCTCAACCTATTTCAGCCAGACCTGATTTTGCTAGATGTGATGATGCCGGGAATGGATGGGATAGAAGTGTGTCAGCGAATTAAAGCCATGCCCCAATGGCAGTCAGTGCCGATCATTATGGTAACAGCCCTCACCGCCAAAGAAGACCTCGCACGCTGCTTAAAATCTGGTGCCGATGACTTCATTAGTAAACCTATCAATGCTCTGGAGTTGAGGGCGCGCCTTCATTCAATGCTGAGGATTAAGCAACAGTATGACAAAATTCAAACTTTATCGAATATCCAAACAAGCACCATCAAAGTATTGGAAAGTACACTTGATGAACTGCGCGGCAATTTAGCTGCTGCCTTACCCCATGAACTCAATACACCACTAAATGGTATTGTCGGAACTATCAGTATACTCATGGCAGATATTGAGAACATGGACACTGGTGAAATCCAGGAACTTTTAGGCTGGGTAGATTTATCTGCCCGTAACCTAGAAAGATTAATCAAACAATTGCTGCTCTATTTAGAACTAGAATTATCAACAAACCAACAGCAAAACATCGCCTCTGAGTCAACCCACTTTTCCATAGCAGTAATTGAAGCAATTTTACAATCTCATGCTCCAAGTGTTAATCGCCGCGACGATCTCATGTTTGCAATTGAGGAAGCTGAAGTGTCAATCTCGGCTCGATATCTAGCGATTATCATCTATGAATTAGTTGATAATGCGCTCAAATTTTCCCGGCGAGGGACAACCATTAAAATCAGTAGTCAGGTAGTAGCAGGAATGTTAAATGTCTACATTCATGATTTCGGCCGGGGTATGACAGAAGAACAGATATCTAAAATCGGCGCTTTCATGCAGTTTGAACGCAAAACTTATGAACAGCAAGGTATAGGTATGGGCTTAAAGCTTGCCAAACAAATCATCGAAAGTCATGGGGGATTGTTCTCAATTTCCAGTGTCTATAAGAAGGAAACAATGGTACATATTGCTTTACCTATTGCCTATTCTAGATACTTAAGTTAG
- a CDS encoding AAA family ATPase — protein MGFNPELCRNESEVESKLIVQYLLPQLGYTPDTWHQEVAVGSIRLDFLAFAAQVLPFVLDANSPLSVVMEAKHPKQNLNNHVPRLRHYLTSLNVRYGLLTNGKEIRIYEKVKNYVQLVFQCSGKEVEIKLEEIQNLISRESLKEIQLIDQSKINQVEVKQPNLQVQDQNTMKIIAIYHNKGGVGKTTVAANLAAALSKKGKSVLLIDIDSQANTTFATGLIKFQFEEDDDLRERNVFHLLESGDFNFIPDVVRKSDYFNNPEIDVIPSHITLIQEQEKLNKILASRSRLVSKLKRVENNYDIVIIDTPPSRDLYAQVALIASDYLIIPSDLKPFANQGLPTVKDFVNEINESREVMAKQPIKIMGVLASKISTNAKYLQYTFPKQREVISERYQLPLMEAVIYDRTALSECMNQSLQVGDLEYPDPKSIMKFAELKTSAQISAEEFNVLADEVLHNIGVN, from the coding sequence GTGGGGTTTAATCCTGAGCTTTGCCGTAACGAAAGCGAAGTTGAAAGCAAACTGATTGTGCAATATTTATTACCGCAGCTAGGATATACTCCAGACACTTGGCATCAAGAAGTTGCCGTTGGTAGCATTCGACTAGATTTTTTAGCATTTGCTGCACAAGTCCTTCCCTTTGTTTTAGATGCTAACTCGCCGTTGAGTGTGGTGATGGAAGCAAAGCATCCTAAACAAAATTTAAATAATCATGTCCCCAGGCTCAGGCACTATTTAACCAGTCTGAATGTTAGGTATGGTTTATTAACTAATGGTAAGGAAATTAGGATTTATGAAAAGGTTAAAAATTATGTTCAGCTAGTTTTCCAGTGTTCAGGAAAGGAAGTTGAAATAAAGTTAGAGGAAATTCAAAATTTAATTAGTCGAGAAAGTCTAAAAGAAATACAGTTAATCGATCAATCAAAAATTAATCAAGTCGAAGTCAAACAACCAAATTTACAAGTTCAGGATCAAAATACGATGAAAATCATTGCTATTTACCATAATAAAGGTGGAGTTGGAAAAACTACTGTAGCCGCCAATCTTGCGGCAGCATTAAGCAAAAAAGGTAAAAGCGTTCTTTTAATTGATATAGATTCTCAAGCAAATACGACTTTTGCCACAGGATTAATAAAATTTCAATTTGAGGAAGATGATGATTTAAGAGAACGCAATGTATTTCATTTATTAGAATCAGGGGATTTCAATTTTATTCCTGATGTAGTTCGTAAATCTGATTATTTCAATAATCCAGAAATAGATGTTATCCCTTCTCACATCACTTTGATTCAAGAACAAGAGAAACTTAACAAAATTTTAGCCAGTAGAAGTAGGTTAGTGTCAAAACTGAAACGAGTTGAAAATAATTATGACATAGTTATTATTGATACACCGCCATCAAGAGATTTATATGCTCAAGTGGCACTTATTGCATCTGATTATTTGATTATTCCTTCAGATTTAAAACCTTTTGCCAATCAAGGCTTACCAACAGTGAAAGATTTTGTGAACGAAATTAACGAATCAAGAGAAGTGATGGCTAAACAACCTATTAAAATTATGGGTGTTCTTGCTTCTAAAATTTCAACTAATGCTAAATATTTACAATACACATTTCCCAAACAAAGAGAAGTAATTTCGGAACGTTACCAGCTACCACTCATGGAAGCAGTAATTTATGATAGAACCGCATTATCAGAATGTATGAATCAATCTCTACAAGTTGGAGATTTAGAATATCCTGATCCAAAATCTATTATGAAATTTGCTGAACTTAAAACTTCTGCACAAATATCGGCTGAGGAGTTTAACGTATTAGCAGATGAGGTACTACACAATATAGGAGTGAATTAA
- a CDS encoding carbon dioxide-concentrating mechanism protein CcmK, producing MPMAVGVIETLGFPAVLAAADAMVKSAAVTIVYYGQAESARLLVAVRGHVAEVRRAVEAGIEAGEQAHGGEVITHYIVPNPPENVVDILPIHFTEESEPFRMF from the coding sequence ATGCCAATGGCGGTTGGCGTAATCGAAACTTTAGGATTTCCGGCTGTGCTAGCGGCAGCAGATGCGATGGTAAAATCTGCCGCAGTCACCATTGTCTATTATGGTCAGGCGGAGAGCGCCCGCTTGTTAGTTGCAGTGAGGGGACACGTTGCAGAAGTAAGACGAGCCGTTGAGGCGGGAATTGAGGCTGGTGAGCAAGCACACGGTGGTGAAGTCATCACCCACTACATAGTTCCCAATCCTCCCGAAAATGTGGTAGATATTCTCCCCATTCACTTTACTGAAGAATCAGAACCCTTTCGGATGTTCTAA
- a CDS encoding glycosyltransferase family A protein — translation MYSNPLLTIVTPTRGNFTDYWLEQLLRIQGNVQFILVYPPEGTIKNIDDSRIKNLRSPYKGEVIQRFTGLLNVESEYVLALDDDDYVHPDILDLTFKYFRLFPESWVLRLKIENIQYTDEVRIQKDWEPNPDVEQLEICKKTPENPFPFQKGNYKGLLEVPIAPLDKSVDIRHIIFPWHQRKDQSGIHFENFNNRIWKTERVKAALYELSTAMNIFGALTWIPLWNLDRMLGLFVQAKFYQKDAIIGHATPKPEQIRYIVRDNSLKETRLHVIADLLLLKCYPQYGYLWNLILWQIYAIPKVWGRAVKLKLMKLRQ, via the coding sequence ATGTATAGCAACCCTCTTCTAACAATTGTTACTCCAACACGCGGCAATTTTACAGATTATTGGTTAGAGCAATTATTAAGAATTCAAGGAAATGTTCAATTTATTTTAGTTTATCCACCGGAAGGAACTATCAAAAATATAGATGATTCTAGGATAAAGAATCTCAGAAGTCCCTATAAAGGTGAAGTGATTCAAAGATTTACAGGGTTACTCAACGTTGAAAGTGAGTATGTTCTCGCACTAGATGATGATGATTATGTTCATCCTGATATTTTAGATTTAACATTTAAATATTTCCGGCTCTTTCCCGAAAGTTGGGTTTTAAGATTAAAGATTGAAAATATTCAATATACAGATGAAGTAAGAATTCAAAAAGATTGGGAGCCAAATCCTGATGTTGAACAACTAGAAATATGTAAAAAAACACCGGAAAATCCTTTTCCCTTCCAAAAAGGAAACTACAAAGGTCTATTAGAAGTTCCCATCGCTCCCTTAGATAAATCGGTAGATATTAGACATATAATCTTTCCCTGGCATCAAAGAAAAGACCAAAGCGGGATTCATTTTGAAAACTTTAATAACAGAATTTGGAAAACAGAGCGAGTGAAAGCTGCACTCTACGAATTATCAACCGCAATGAATATTTTTGGTGCTTTAACTTGGATTCCTTTATGGAATTTGGATAGAATGCTGGGTTTATTTGTGCAGGCAAAATTCTACCAAAAAGATGCCATAATTGGTCATGCTACACCAAAACCAGAACAAATTAGATATATTGTTAGAGATAATTCCTTAAAGGAAACTAGATTACACGTAATAGCAGACTTATTATTGCTTAAATGTTATCCGCAATATGGGTATTTGTGGAATCTCATACTCTGGCAAATATACGCCATACCAAAAGTCTGGGGTAGGGCAGTCAAATTAAAGTTGATGAAGTTGAGGCAATAG
- a CDS encoding zinc ribbon domain-containing protein encodes MANISCPNCHQQVDSQALICPYCRTTLKAYGHPGITLHRAAKDTYLCDTCTYHADDTCTFPKRPYAKDCTLYQNIAERNAQLEEQQAANTPTASIKSWMQRNQALLLLLGLLLICFLIVLSTS; translated from the coding sequence GTGGCTAATATTTCTTGTCCCAACTGCCATCAGCAAGTTGATAGTCAGGCTCTTATCTGCCCTTACTGTCGTACAACACTCAAAGCTTACGGTCATCCTGGCATTACCTTACATCGTGCCGCCAAAGACACCTATCTATGCGACACCTGTACCTACCATGCTGACGATACTTGTACATTTCCCAAGCGTCCCTACGCTAAAGATTGTACCCTATACCAAAACATCGCCGAGAGAAACGCTCAATTAGAAGAACAGCAAGCCGCTAATACTCCTACTGCATCTATCAAAAGTTGGATGCAACGCAATCAAGCTTTATTACTCCTACTAGGTTTATTACTCATCTGTTTTTTGATAGTCTTGTCAACTTCTTGA
- the menD gene encoding 2-succinyl-5-enolpyruvyl-6-hydroxy-3-cyclohexene-1-carboxylic-acid synthase: MSNLMPIAYKNINQLWAYVFTETLKRLGLAYAVICPGSRSTPLAVAFAQQAPDIEGISILDERSAAFFALGLAKATNRPVAIVCTSGTAGANFYPAVIEAQESRVPLLLLTADRPPELRDCHSGQTIDQVKLFGSYPNWQTELALPVSDMGMLGYLRQTVIHSWYRMQAPTPGPVHLNIPFRDPLAPIPDGADLSYLLTKFHPEEFFAGITDTTSLPDHSQLSIPPEWLKSQRGIIIAGVAQPQQPQEYCRAIARLSQTLQWPVLAEGLSPIRNYADLNPYLISTYDLILRNQQLATRLAPDMVIQIGDMPTSKELRTWIDTHQPRRWVIDPSDQNLDPLHGRTTHLRIRVEELGCKGVEEDKSSVSEYLQLWCNAETKVRVNVDETLDKMEDLVECKAAWLLSQILPPETPLFIANSMPVRDVEFFWKPNNLRVRSHFNRGANGIDGTLSTALGIAHRHQSSVLITGDLALLHDTNGFLIRNKFVGHLTIILINNNGGGIFEMLPIAKFEPPFEEFFGTPQDIDFAQLCTTYNVQHELIHSWVHLQQRLNPLPNTGIRVLELRTNRKIDAQWRRDNLSNFAADNII; this comes from the coding sequence ATGTCTAATTTAATGCCGATCGCCTATAAAAATATTAATCAACTTTGGGCTTATGTTTTCACCGAAACACTCAAGCGGTTAGGATTGGCTTATGCAGTAATTTGCCCTGGTTCTCGTTCCACTCCCTTGGCTGTGGCCTTTGCCCAACAAGCACCAGATATTGAAGGGATTTCTATACTAGATGAACGTTCTGCGGCTTTTTTCGCCTTGGGTTTAGCCAAAGCAACTAATCGTCCTGTGGCGATTGTTTGCACTTCGGGAACTGCGGGGGCAAATTTTTATCCAGCCGTTATCGAGGCTCAAGAAAGTCGTGTACCACTGTTATTATTAACCGCCGATAGACCCCCAGAGCTAAGAGATTGTCACTCTGGACAAACTATAGATCAGGTGAAACTCTTCGGTAGTTACCCAAACTGGCAAACGGAGTTAGCTTTGCCAGTATCAGACATGGGGATGCTAGGGTATCTGCGACAAACGGTAATTCATAGTTGGTACAGGATGCAAGCGCCAACACCGGGGCCAGTACATTTAAATATCCCCTTTCGTGACCCCCTTGCACCGATTCCTGATGGTGCAGATTTGAGCTATTTACTGACTAAGTTTCACCCAGAAGAATTTTTTGCGGGAATAACAGATACTACCTCACTCCCTGATCATTCCCAACTGTCCATTCCCCCAGAATGGTTAAAATCTCAGCGAGGAATCATCATTGCTGGTGTCGCCCAACCACAACAGCCACAGGAATATTGTAGAGCGATCGCTCGACTTTCCCAAACTCTGCAATGGCCTGTGTTAGCTGAGGGACTTTCCCCAATCAGAAATTACGCTGACCTAAACCCCTATTTAATTTCCACCTACGACTTGATTTTACGCAATCAACAATTAGCAACAAGGCTAGCACCAGACATGGTAATCCAAATAGGTGATATGCCAACTAGTAAAGAACTGCGTACTTGGATAGATACTCACCAACCCCGACGCTGGGTAATTGATCCCAGTGACCAAAACCTCGACCCTTTGCATGGAAGGACGACCCATTTAAGAATTAGGGTGGAAGAGTTGGGGTGTAAGGGGGTAGAGGAAGACAAATCTTCTGTCTCAGAGTATCTGCAATTGTGGTGTAATGCTGAAACCAAAGTTAGGGTCAATGTGGATGAGACTTTGGATAAGATGGAAGACTTGGTAGAGTGTAAAGCCGCCTGGTTACTTTCTCAGATACTACCACCAGAAACGCCCTTATTTATTGCTAACAGTATGCCAGTGCGGGATGTAGAGTTTTTCTGGAAACCGAATAATTTAAGAGTGCGATCGCATTTTAACCGAGGCGCAAACGGTATCGATGGCACATTATCCACCGCTTTAGGAATCGCCCACCGTCATCAAAGTAGTGTGCTAATCACAGGAGATTTAGCTTTATTACACGACACCAACGGTTTTTTAATTAGAAATAAGTTTGTCGGACATCTGACAATTATCTTAATCAACAATAATGGCGGGGGAATTTTTGAAATGTTACCCATTGCTAAATTTGAACCGCCATTTGAAGAATTTTTTGGTACGCCCCAAGATATTGATTTTGCTCAGTTATGCACCACTTATAATGTCCAACATGAATTAATTCATTCCTGGGTGCATTTACAGCAGAGATTAAACCCACTACCAAATACAGGGATTCGAGTTTTAGAATTACGCACAAATAGAAAAATAGATGCTCAATGGCGACGTGATAATTTAAGCAATTTTGCGGCGGATAATATCATCTAA
- a CDS encoding GAF domain-containing protein gives MFNCTTSLTQSELKSAIIRDPLIIKPETTVMDAIAQMSAVRAICDTDKLDEVHLEARSSCVLIVEAGRLLGIFTERDVVRLCSQRRCLENLAIREVMIHPVVSLHESEFTDLFFAVNLLQQYRIRHIPILDEEERVVGLLTNESLRQTSRSVDLLRLRLVSEVMTCEVICAAPDSSMLAIAQLLTENRVSSVMIVQLCECPANPQKIPVGIVTERDIVQFQALGLNLETCQVQTVMSTPIFAVRPDYSLRFVQQIMEQRLIRRLAVTGEQGELLGIVTQSSLLQALNPLEVYKLAQMLEERVVRLETEKVQLLENRTVELEQQVADRTASLKAKAGREQILSDISRQIRSSLSLQTILDTTVEQVRQLLGCDRVNIWHFEAEWESIVMAESTTSSRSLLGKRIQEICFQQRCAELYRYGRIRIVPDIYTTEMTDCHRELLIRLQTRAKILVPLLCGDELWGLLNVTESQHAREWQTEEIELLQGLSVHLAIAIQQATTHQKLQEQLIALQEGSDRLQESEQRYIALNQNLEAKVEERTAELQAREAQLQKISERLALSLKSAAIGCWDWDIGENTIFWDERMYELYGVTKTTDSRLVYDTWANGLHPDDRTNTEILVQQAVLGQAEYDTEFRVIHPDGSIHFIKAYGVVVRDAEGNPQKMIGVHFDISDRKKAEEIIRQQAEREKLLREITQRIRQSLDLQTIFDIACQDIRQVIQADRVGIFKFYPESNFNDGEFVAESVVDEFPSVIAIRVHDQCFGENYSSLYALGRSYVVDDIYNSDMTTCHTDILAQFHVRANVIMPLLCGAELWGLLCIHQCATTRHWEQSEIDFTQQLATQLAIAIQQASLVEQLQQELAERQQAELKLTQSNQQLAISNQELARATRLKDEFLANMSHELRTPLNAILGMTEGLQEGVFGMINDKQFKALETIERSSSHLLDLINDILDVAKIEAGQIKLDCTAISVAALCQSSLVFIKQQALQKRIQVEIKIPLNLPDLFVDERRIRQVLINLLNNAVKFTPETGRISLEVTQVSPDISTVQNFLQIAVIDTGIGIMQENINKLFQPFIQIDSALNRQYEGTGLGLALVKKIVELHGGRVGLTSELGVGSCFTIELPCTPSTPSSPELIRDLLTTPNSELDFANAEEAASLAPVILLAEDNEANIKTFSSYLSAKGYGILLATNGEQALELATIHQPDLILMDIQMPGIDGLEAIRQIRLDPELVNIPIVALTALAMTGDRDRCLQAGANDYLTKPVKLKQLATTIQQLLMETKK, from the coding sequence ATGTTTAACTGCACAACGTCTCTCACCCAATCAGAACTGAAATCAGCGATCATTCGTGATCCCCTGATCATCAAACCGGAGACAACGGTGATGGATGCGATCGCCCAAATGAGTGCCGTGCGGGCTATCTGTGATACAGATAAACTGGATGAAGTCCATCTAGAGGCACGATCAAGCTGCGTGTTGATAGTGGAAGCTGGGAGACTATTAGGTATCTTCACAGAGCGGGATGTAGTCAGACTGTGTAGCCAGAGGCGTTGTTTGGAGAATTTGGCGATTCGAGAGGTGATGATTCACCCAGTTGTCAGCCTGCATGAGTCTGAGTTTACCGATTTGTTTTTTGCTGTTAATTTGCTTCAACAGTACCGTATTCGCCACATCCCTATTCTAGACGAGGAGGAGCGGGTGGTGGGGCTGCTAACCAATGAAAGTCTACGGCAAACTTCTCGCTCTGTGGATCTGTTGCGGTTGCGTCTGGTGTCGGAGGTGATGACCTGTGAGGTGATTTGTGCTGCACCAGATAGTTCTATGTTGGCGATCGCCCAACTCTTGACAGAGAACCGTGTCAGTTCCGTGATGATTGTGCAACTTTGTGAGTGTCCAGCCAACCCCCAAAAAATTCCGGTGGGAATTGTCACCGAGCGGGATATTGTCCAGTTTCAGGCATTAGGCTTGAATCTGGAAACCTGTCAGGTTCAGACGGTGATGAGTACGCCGATTTTTGCCGTTAGACCAGACTATTCTCTGCGGTTCGTACAGCAGATAATGGAGCAGCGTTTGATTCGTCGGTTGGCAGTGACAGGAGAGCAGGGGGAGTTATTAGGCATCGTTACCCAAAGTAGTTTACTGCAAGCCCTTAACCCTTTAGAGGTATACAAACTAGCCCAGATGTTGGAAGAACGGGTGGTGAGGTTAGAGACAGAGAAGGTTCAACTGCTGGAAAATCGCACTGTTGAGCTAGAGCAGCAAGTTGCAGATCGGACAGCTAGCCTCAAGGCTAAGGCAGGTCGGGAACAGATTTTGTCTGATATCTCCAGACAAATTCGCTCTTCTCTCAGTTTACAAACCATTCTGGATACAACCGTGGAGCAGGTGCGGCAATTGCTGGGTTGCGATCGCGTCAACATTTGGCATTTTGAAGCAGAGTGGGAAAGCATCGTGATGGCAGAGTCTACCACATCTTCCAGATCATTACTGGGCAAACGGATTCAGGAAATCTGCTTTCAGCAACGCTGCGCGGAGCTTTATCGCTATGGGCGGATTCGCATCGTCCCAGATATCTACACCACAGAAATGACAGACTGTCACCGGGAGTTGCTAATCCGCCTCCAAACGCGAGCCAAAATTTTAGTACCCCTGCTGTGTGGCGATGAACTGTGGGGTTTGCTCAATGTCACCGAAAGCCAGCACGCCCGCGAGTGGCAAACTGAAGAAATCGAACTGCTGCAAGGGTTATCTGTACATCTGGCTATCGCCATTCAGCAAGCTACTACCCACCAAAAATTGCAGGAGCAACTAATCGCCCTTCAGGAAGGGTCAGATCGACTACAAGAAAGCGAACAGCGTTATATCGCCCTCAATCAAAACCTAGAAGCTAAAGTTGAAGAACGCACGGCTGAACTCCAAGCACGAGAAGCACAACTCCAGAAAATATCCGAGCGCCTGGCTTTGTCCCTCAAATCTGCGGCCATCGGCTGTTGGGACTGGGATATTGGTGAGAACACCATCTTTTGGGATGAGCGGATGTACGAACTCTATGGTGTTACCAAAACAACTGATTCACGTTTAGTCTACGACACTTGGGCAAATGGGCTACATCCTGATGACCGCACCAATACAGAAATATTAGTCCAGCAAGCAGTTTTAGGACAAGCAGAATACGATACTGAATTTCGTGTCATACATCCTGATGGCAGTATCCACTTCATCAAAGCCTATGGTGTGGTGGTGCGAGATGCTGAGGGTAATCCCCAGAAAATGATTGGAGTCCACTTTGATATTAGTGATCGCAAAAAGGCTGAGGAAATTATTCGCCAACAGGCAGAAAGAGAGAAACTGCTGCGAGAAATTACCCAGAGGATTCGTCAATCCCTAGACCTCCAGACCATTTTTGACATCGCTTGCCAGGACATCCGTCAAGTGATTCAGGCTGATCGGGTGGGCATTTTCAAGTTCTATCCCGAATCCAACTTTAATGACGGCGAATTTGTGGCTGAATCTGTTGTAGACGAGTTTCCCTCAGTCATCGCAATTCGGGTACACGACCAGTGCTTTGGGGAAAACTATTCCTCTCTCTACGCTTTGGGCAGGTCTTATGTGGTTGATGATATCTATAACAGTGACATGACAACCTGCCACACTGATATCTTGGCTCAGTTTCATGTGCGTGCCAATGTGATTATGCCCTTACTTTGCGGTGCTGAGTTATGGGGTTTGCTGTGCATTCATCAGTGCGCGACAACTCGCCACTGGGAGCAGTCAGAAATTGATTTTACCCAACAACTTGCCACCCAGTTAGCGATCGCCATTCAACAAGCAAGTCTGGTTGAGCAATTACAGCAAGAACTGGCCGAAAGACAACAGGCAGAACTCAAGCTCACCCAGAGTAATCAACAACTAGCCATTTCTAACCAAGAACTCGCCCGTGCTACTCGCCTCAAAGATGAATTCCTGGCTAACATGAGCCACGAACTCCGCACCCCCCTCAACGCCATTCTCGGCATGACCGAAGGGTTACAAGAAGGAGTTTTTGGCATGATCAACGATAAACAATTCAAAGCCTTGGAAACCATTGAGCGTAGCAGCTCTCATTTACTGGATTTGATCAACGATATTCTCGATGTAGCGAAAATTGAAGCCGGACAGATCAAACTAGATTGCACTGCAATTTCAGTAGCGGCTCTGTGTCAATCCAGTCTGGTATTTATCAAACAGCAAGCATTGCAAAAACGGATTCAAGTGGAAATCAAAATTCCGCTCAATTTACCTGACCTGTTTGTTGATGAACGCCGGATTCGTCAGGTGTTAATTAACCTGCTCAATAATGCGGTCAAATTCACGCCGGAGACAGGACGCATTTCCCTAGAAGTTACCCAAGTTTCCCCCGATATATCCACAGTGCAGAACTTTTTGCAAATTGCCGTGATCGATACAGGCATTGGCATTATGCAGGAGAATATCAACAAGCTATTTCAGCCCTTCATCCAAATTGATAGCGCATTAAATCGTCAATATGAGGGTACAGGCTTGGGATTGGCATTGGTGAAAAAAATTGTCGAACTCCACGGTGGTAGGGTGGGTTTAACCAGTGAGCTGGGTGTAGGCAGCTGCTTCACAATTGAACTACCTTGTACTCCCAGTACTCCCTCATCACCCGAACTAATTCGGGATTTATTAACTACCCCTAATTCAGAACTGGACTTTGCCAATGCTGAAGAAGCCGCAAGCCTTGCCCCTGTAATCTTGCTAGCCGAAGATAATGAAGCCAATATCAAAACATTTTCTAGCTACCTCAGTGCCAAAGGCTATGGCATTTTGTTAGCAACAAATGGTGAACAAGCCCTAGAACTGGCCACAATCCACCAGCCCGACTTGATTTTGATGGATATCCAAATGCCGGGAATCGACGGTCTAGAGGCAATCCGACAGATTCGCCTTGATCCTGAGTTGGTGAATATTCCCATTGTGGCACTCACGGCCCTGGCAATGACTGGCGATCGCGATCGCTGTTTACAAGCAGGAGCCAATGACTACCTGACTAAACCAGTTAAGCTCAAGCAACTGGCCACCACCATTCAACAGCTTTTAATGGAAACAAAAAAATGA
- a CDS encoding alpha/beta fold hydrolase produces MFPSFLPAAVGQLTESESIALAKTIQTQAIATPLSNQPITTAYVRQGSGGTPILLIHGFDSSVLEFRRLLPLLGKENETWAVDLLGFGFTQRLAGIKFSPVAIRTHLYSFWKTLINQPVILVGASMGGAAAIDFTLTYPEAVQKLVLIDSAGLRGGSPLSKFMFPPLDYLAAQFLRSPKVRDRVSRAAYKNPNLATVDALCCGALHLEMPSWPEALIAFTKSGGYTAFRFKQLAEIISPTLILWGDADRILGTEDGKRFKRAIPHSQLIWIQDCGHIPHLEQPGITAQHILSFCS; encoded by the coding sequence ATGTTTCCAAGTTTTTTACCTGCCGCAGTCGGGCAACTTACTGAATCTGAATCGATCGCCTTAGCTAAGACTATTCAAACTCAAGCGATCGCTACTCCCCTGAGTAATCAACCAATCACCACAGCCTATGTACGTCAAGGTAGCGGTGGTACACCAATTTTATTAATTCATGGCTTCGATAGTTCTGTCTTAGAATTTCGTCGGCTTTTGCCACTGCTAGGGAAAGAGAATGAAACTTGGGCGGTGGATTTGTTGGGTTTTGGATTTACCCAAAGGCTTGCAGGGATAAAATTTAGCCCTGTTGCCATTAGAACTCACTTGTATTCCTTCTGGAAAACCCTGATTAACCAACCTGTGATTTTAGTTGGTGCTTCAATGGGGGGTGCAGCCGCGATTGATTTTACTCTGACTTATCCAGAAGCAGTTCAGAAACTAGTATTAATTGACAGTGCTGGCTTGCGAGGGGGTTCACCGCTAAGTAAATTCATGTTTCCCCCGTTGGATTATTTAGCAGCGCAATTTTTACGTAGTCCAAAAGTGCGCGATCGCGTTTCTCGTGCTGCTTACAAAAATCCGAACCTTGCTACTGTCGATGCTTTATGTTGTGGTGCATTACATTTAGAAATGCCTAGCTGGCCTGAAGCTTTAATTGCTTTTACCAAAAGTGGTGGGTACACAGCTTTTAGATTTAAGCAACTAGCAGAAATTATCTCACCAACCCTGATTTTGTGGGGTGATGCTGATAGGATTTTGGGTACGGAGGACGGTAAAAGATTTAAAAGAGCAATTCCTCATAGCCAACTGATTTGGATTCAAGATTGTGGTCATATTCCACATTTAGAACAACCAGGAATTACGGCTCAACATATACTAAGTTTCTGTAGTTAA